A window from Labrus mixtus chromosome 14, fLabMix1.1, whole genome shotgun sequence encodes these proteins:
- the LOC132988419 gene encoding cornifelin homolog B-like, with protein sequence MSSSVRTQPRPLGAFSDDAAEWSSGICDCRNDTRECCFAFWCCPCFACITSKALGQCLCLPLLDVCGVCTHPITMSMRVSVRHRYGIRGSLCTDCVCSVFCQSCVWCQISREMKSRELPAVLGDIISR encoded by the exons ATGAGCTCGTCCGTGCGCACGCAGCCTCGTCCTCTGGGGGCTTTCTCTGATGATGCGGCAGAGTGGAGCTCTGGGATCTGTGACTGCCGCAACGACACCAGAGAAT gctgtTTTGCGTTCTGGTGTTGTCCCTGCTTTGCCTGTATCACCTCTAAAGCACTCggtcagtgtctctgtctcccctTACTGGACGTCTGCggcgtctgcacccaccccatCACCATGTCCATGAGGGTCTCTGTACGCCACCGCTATGGCATCAGA ggcaGCCTGTGCACAGACTGTGTGTGCTCCGTCTTCTGTCAGTCCTGCGTCTGGTGTCAGATCTCCAGAGAGATGAAGAGCAGGGAACTTCCCGCCGTGCTGGGTGACATCATCAGCCGCTGA
- the nhp2 gene encoding H/ACA ribonucleoprotein complex subunit 2-like protein, which translates to MTKTKKEKLPVDAEEPVAADGTERSYQDLVANVNPIAQPLASKKLSKKLYKCVKKAAKVKNIRRGVKEVQKFINKGEKGIVVLAGDTLPIDVYCHLPVMCEDRSMPYAYIPSKVDLGSSAGSKRPTCVILIKPHPDYQDAYDECAQEVSGLPKPL; encoded by the exons ATGACGAAGACGAAGAAGGAGAAGCTTCCGGTGGACGCAGAGGAGCCGGTGGCTGCGGACGGGACGGAGAGGTCGTACCAGGATCTGGTCGCTAACGTGAACCCGATCGCTCAACCACTGGCCTCCAAAAAACTCAGCAAGAAGCTCTACAAATGCGTCAAAAAGG CTGCCAAAGTGAAGAACATCCGCAGAGGAGTGAAAGAAGTTCAGAAGTTCATCAACAAAGGAGAGAAGGG gatCGTGGTGTTGGCCGGAGACACGCTGCCCATTGACGTGTACTGTCACCTGCCCGTCATGTGCGAGGACAGGAGCATGCCGTACGCCTACATCCCCTCTAAAGTG GACCTGGGTTCGTCTGCGGGCTCCAAGCGGCCGACGTGTGTGATCCTGATCAAACCTCACCCGGACTATCAGGACGCCTACGACGAGTGTGCACAGGAGGTGAGCGGCCTGCCCAAACCGCTCTGA
- the havcr1 gene encoding hepatitis A virus cellular receptor 1 isoform X2, translating into MKTLLLLVLLSTSECSSDLVGRVGQNVTLSCRYNINGNGARSVCWGRGHLPSSGCDDQLISTDGKKVTKEASRRYRLLGRLDEGDVSLTILNLTETDTGRYGCRVDIWGLFNDEKHHFDLTIDTDEQSTTETTQNTETTTGPTHNYTAGQLTSTESAVTSSSAGMKGEQESSNLMLVLVLVLLGLISMATAGGVLYITRRWRRLNKIPPQQVSSTVEFNQTSSTLQLHRRGSAVENIYQLDGGEYEYCP; encoded by the exons ATGAAGACACTTctgctcctcgtcctcctctcaa CcagtgaatgcagcagcgacctCGTTGGTCGAGTGGGTCAGAACGTCACTCTGTCCTGTAGGTACAACATAAACGGAAATGGAGCGCGCTCAGTGTGCTGGGGGCGAGGACATCTTCCATCATCGGGCTGCGACGACCAGCTGATCTCCACAGACGGAAAAAAAGTGACCAAAGAAGCTTCCAGAAGGTATCGGTTGTTGGGTCGACTGGACGAAGGAGACGTTTCTCTGACCATCCTGAacctcacagagacagacactgGACGCTACGGCTGCAGAGTGGACATATGGGGGTTGTTTAATGACGAAAAACACCACTTTGACCTGACCATAGACACAG ATGAACAATCAAccacagaaacaacacaaaacacagagacgACGACAGGACcaacacacaactacacagcaG GTCAGCTGACCTCCACAGAGAGCGCAGTGACTTCCTCCTCAGCCGGCATGAAGGGCGAG CAGGAGAGCAGCAATCTGATGCTCGTTCTAGTGTTGGTTTTGTTGGGGCTGATTAGTATGGCAACGGCCGGCGGAGTCCTCTATATCA cgaGACGATGGAGGCGACTGAACAAAAT tcCTCCGCAGCAGGTCAGCAGTACAGTTGAGTTCAATCAGACCTCGTCCacgctgcagctccacagacGAGGATCAGCCGTGGAAAACATCTACCAGCTGGACGGAGGAGAGTACGAGTACTGCCCCTGA
- the havcr1 gene encoding hepatitis A virus cellular receptor 1 isoform X1 — protein MKTLLLLVLLSTSECSSDLVGRVGQNVTLSCRYNINGNGARSVCWGRGHLPSSGCDDQLISTDGKKVTKEASRRYRLLGRLDEGDVSLTILNLTETDTGRYGCRVDIWGLFNDEKHHFDLTIDTDEQSTTETTQNTETTTGPTHNYTAGQLTSTESAVTSSSAGMKGEQQESSNLMLVLVLVLLGLISMATAGGVLYITRRWRRLNKIPPQQVSSTVEFNQTSSTLQLHRRGSAVENIYQLDGGEYEYCP, from the exons ATGAAGACACTTctgctcctcgtcctcctctcaa CcagtgaatgcagcagcgacctCGTTGGTCGAGTGGGTCAGAACGTCACTCTGTCCTGTAGGTACAACATAAACGGAAATGGAGCGCGCTCAGTGTGCTGGGGGCGAGGACATCTTCCATCATCGGGCTGCGACGACCAGCTGATCTCCACAGACGGAAAAAAAGTGACCAAAGAAGCTTCCAGAAGGTATCGGTTGTTGGGTCGACTGGACGAAGGAGACGTTTCTCTGACCATCCTGAacctcacagagacagacactgGACGCTACGGCTGCAGAGTGGACATATGGGGGTTGTTTAATGACGAAAAACACCACTTTGACCTGACCATAGACACAG ATGAACAATCAAccacagaaacaacacaaaacacagagacgACGACAGGACcaacacacaactacacagcaG GTCAGCTGACCTCCACAGAGAGCGCAGTGACTTCCTCCTCAGCCGGCATGAAGGGCGAG CAGCAGGAGAGCAGCAATCTGATGCTCGTTCTAGTGTTGGTTTTGTTGGGGCTGATTAGTATGGCAACGGCCGGCGGAGTCCTCTATATCA cgaGACGATGGAGGCGACTGAACAAAAT tcCTCCGCAGCAGGTCAGCAGTACAGTTGAGTTCAATCAGACCTCGTCCacgctgcagctccacagacGAGGATCAGCCGTGGAAAACATCTACCAGCTGGACGGAGGAGAGTACGAGTACTGCCCCTGA
- the foxi3a gene encoding forkhead box protein I3-A — translation MASFVSEESLSSPLAARSLPQQELSSLGVDPSDFSLYSPQAAHESGLCAAPWTLNDHSEPYLCFNIPTPRPAPSGLPSVFGGFFPPLHPGSPWFSLSTPDEVLRLVRPPYSYSALIAMAIQSASEQRLTLSQIYQYVSDNFPFYSRNKAGWQNSIRHNLSLNDCFRKVPRDETDPGKGNYWTLDPNCEKSFDNGNFRRKRKRKADNMTTEEKPSSSPSASPSSLSESSSSEPSPKIPSRHCSSGDFPAFSSCPPDINSFLCHLQDSFPSPHPPPHTDSPSLYMQVPNHASPPPPPQGYVSSYSPGAVVPQWDSCSSSPPLYSSPSPPLFTSSQLTQSHFPSLGDPHPGSPPLYTDLQTASCLLPELQEAQQLLQAHCETLFSGGFSDTLPLDPLVLQQ, via the exons ATGGCGTCCTTCGTGTCGGAAGAGAGTCTGTCCTCCCCTCTTGCTGCTCGATCTCTCCCCCAGCAGGAGCTCTCCTCTCTGGGTGTCGACCCGTCTGACTTCAGCCTGTACAGTCCTCAGGCTGCTCATGAGTCCGGCCTTTGTGCGGCCCCGTGGACCTTAAACGACCACAGTGAGCCCTACCTCTGCTTCAATATCCCCACCCCAAGACCCGCCCCCTCAGGACTCCCCTCTGTGTTTGGAGGCTTCTTTCCTCCCCTGCACCCCGGCAGCCCCTGGTTCTCCCTGTCGACTCCAGATGAAGTTCTGCGACTGGTCCGCCCGCCCTACTCTTACTCAGCCCTCATCGCCATGGCCATACAGAGTGCGTCCGAGCAGCGGCTGACGCTCAGTCAGATCTACCAGTACGTCTCCGACAACTTCCCCTTCTACAGCCGCAACAAGGCCGGCTGGCAGAACTCCATCCGCCACAACCTGTCACTCAACGACTGCTTCCGGAAGGTTCCCCGGGACGAAACCGACCCAG gtaaagGTAACTACTGGACTCTGGATCCAAACTGTGAGAAGTCGTTTGACAACGGAAACTTTCGccgaaagagaaagaggaaggctGACAACATGACCACTGAAGAGAaaccctcttcctccccctccgcctccccctcgtctctctctgaaTCCTCCTCCTCAGAACCCAGCCCTAAAATTCCCAGCAGGCACTGCAGCAGCGGTGACTTTCCTGCGTTCTCAAGCTGCCCCCCCGACATCAACAGCTTCCTGTGTCACCTCCAGGACTCCTTCCCATCTCCTCATCCCCCTCCTCACACAGACTCCCCCTCCCTGTACATGCAGGTACCGAACCAcgcctccccccctcctcctcctcagggaTACGTCTCCTCTTACTCGCCGGGTGCTGTGGTGCCTCAGTGGgactcctgcagctcctctcctcctctctactcctccccatctcctcctctcttcacctcctcccaGTTGACCCAGTCACACTTCCCCTCCCTTGGTGACCCTCACCCCGGCTCTCCCCCGCTCTATACCGACCTGCAGACGGCGTCTTGCCTCCTGCCGGAGCTCCAGGAAGCCCAGCAGCTTCTTCAGGCCCATTGTGAGACTTTGTTCTCAGGTGGCTTCTCTGACACTCTGCCCCTCGACCCTCTGGTTCTCCAGCAGTGA